A single Lolium perenne isolate Kyuss_39 chromosome 6, Kyuss_2.0, whole genome shotgun sequence DNA region contains:
- the LOC127324025 gene encoding uncharacterized protein: MDPTEALPDDALANILRRLEPCDLAASRCVRKAWCAVVDAHRLMRPHILPSSVRGLFVNYIDYNRPRFFARPTTKRPLINGDLGFLPGYNRDFEPILDHCNGLLIYGTQWREFFCVVNPATRRWERLPCPDASNYNTYLVFDPAVSPHYQVFRIPMVPKKIIQKVQRVPDKKPKKQSQFSGPYCLLELFSLPDDIPALDNFEEEHEDERPSELSMEHTIEEDDLPAIFVPSPTECSGKQEDPDELVEWPPSSWMLDVFSSSTKQWQKRLFVREGEALETVASVRLDRLEPTSWGPRWRYGVYWEGALYVHCRGAFVVRYIHWKGLYKLFLQDGKYQLVKTPIDIEEIKRAEPCLGKSKKGVYFATIHDEYQLRVWILNESGGQMSWELKHHIDLTPWGTIYLNQPKGIDRNTWFLHGDNDEDGLPRSDNFEWNSDDDNVLNIEDDYENYYGCVAILGFHPYKEIVFLSVSSFKGVAYHLNSSKVQYLGKLRPKDYYQGHSNGIYESFPYTPCMVGELSECA, from the exons ATGGATCCGACGGAAGCCCTGCCCGACGACGCGCTCGCCAACATCCTCCGCCGCCTCGAGCCCTGCGACCTCGCCGCCTCCCGCTGCGTGCGCAAGGCGTGGTGCGCCGTCGTCGACGCCCATCGGCTGATGCGCCCGCACATCCTCCCGAGCTCGGTGCGCGGTCTGTTTGTCAACTACATCGACTACAATCGCCCACGCTTCTTCGCCCGCCCCACCACGAAGCGGCCCTTGATCAATGGCGATCTTGGCTTCTTGCCTGGGTACAACAGGGATTTTGAGCCAATCCTGGATCACTGCAACGGCCTTCTTATCTACGGTACTCAGTGGAGGGAGTTCTTCTGCGTCGTTAACCCCGCCACGAGACGGTGGGAGCGTCTCCCGTGCCCCGATGCAAGCAACTACAACACATACCTCGTCTTTGATCCTGCCGTCTCACCGCACTATCAAGTGTTCAGGATTCCAATGGTGCCTAAGAAAATTATCCAAAAAGTCCAACGAGTGCCTGACAAGAAGCCTAAAAAGCAAAGTCAGTTCTCAGGACCATATTGCCTGCTTGAGTTATTCTCGTTGCCGGACGATATTCCGGCACTCGATAACTTTGAAGAGGAGCACGAAGATGAACGACCATCGGAATTGTCAATGGAACATACCATTGAAGAGGACGACTTACCAGCAATATTCGTGCCGTCACCAACTGAGTGTAGTGGCAAGCAGGAGGATCCAGATGAATTGGTGGAGTGGCCACCATCCTCATGGATGCTGGATGTGTTCTCCTCTAGTACAAAACAGTGGCAAAAGAGGTTGTTTGTCCGTGAAGGCGAGGCTTTGGAGACAGTGGCCTCTGTGCGGCTAGATAGGTTGGAACCAACAAGCTGGGGGCCGAGGTGGCGCTACGGTGTGTACTGGGAAGGAGCACTCTATGTTCATTGTCGTGGCGCATTTGTTGTGAGGTATATACATTGGAAAGGCTTATACAA GTTGTTTTTACAAGATGGAAAGTACCAACTAGTCAAAACGCCAATAGATATTGAGGAAATCAAACGTGCAGAACCTTGTCTTGGGAAATCGAAAAAGGGGGTTTACTTTGCAACAATCCACGACGAATATCAACTTCGGGTTTGGATTCTCAACGAATCAGGTGGTCAGATGTCTTGGGAGTTGAAGCATCACATTGATCTTACTCCATGGGGGACAATATATTTGAATCAGCCCAAGGGAATTGATCGCAACACTTGGTTCTTACATGGCGATAATGATGAAGATGGATTGCCCAGGAGTGACAATTTTGAATGGAACTCTGATGACGATAACGTCCTGAATATTGAAGATGATTATGAAAATTACTATGGCTGTGTTGCTATCCTCGGATTTCACCCCTATAAAGAGATTGTTTTCTTGAGTGTATCATCATTTAAAGGAGTGGCTTATCATCTAAATAGCTCAAAAGTCCAGTACCTGGGAAAATTACGCCCAAAGGATTATTATCAGGGACATTCAAATGGCATATATGAATCATTTCCATACACCCCTTGCATGGTTGGGGAGCTCTCAGAATGTGCTTGA